A single window of Chlamydia ibidis 10-1398/6 DNA harbors:
- a CDS encoding anion permease: MNKQKRFLSLLFLTLVLLGIWFCPHPPAINPNAWHLFAIFTTTILGIILQPVPMGAIVIIGISTLLLTQTLTLEQGLSGFHNPVAWLVFLSFSIAKGIIKTGLGERVAYFFVSILGKNPLGLSYGLVITDCLLAPAIPSVTARSGGILYPVVMGLSESFGSSPEKGTESLIGSFLIKVAYQSSVITSAMFLTAMAGNPLVAALASNIGVSLTWATWAKAAFIPGIISLTLMPIVLYKLYPPTITSCEEAIRTAKLRLKEMGPLKKGEKVILSIFILLVVLWTFGDVLRISATTAALIGLSLLILTNILDWQKDVIANTTAWETFIWFGALIMMASFLNQLGFIPLIGESVATAVSGLSWKIGFPILFLIYFYSHYLFASNTAHIGAMYPVFLAVSVSLGTNPIFAVLVLAFSSNLFGGLTHYGSGPAPLYFGSQLVSVKEWWRSGFILSIVNIVIWVGLGTVWWKILGII, from the coding sequence ATTTGGTTTTGTCCTCACCCCCCCGCTATAAATCCTAATGCGTGGCATCTTTTTGCCATATTCACTACGACCATCCTAGGTATTATTTTGCAGCCAGTTCCTATGGGAGCTATCGTAATCATAGGCATTTCAACACTACTATTGACACAAACACTCACTCTAGAGCAAGGTCTTTCCGGTTTTCATAATCCTGTTGCTTGGTTAGTTTTCTTATCCTTTTCTATTGCGAAAGGGATCATAAAAACAGGTCTGGGAGAACGAGTCGCTTACTTTTTTGTAAGTATCTTAGGAAAGAATCCTTTGGGACTAAGCTATGGCCTCGTAATCACAGATTGTTTATTAGCTCCAGCAATTCCTAGTGTTACAGCACGATCTGGGGGCATTTTATATCCAGTGGTCATGGGACTATCAGAATCCTTTGGAAGCTCGCCAGAAAAGGGAACTGAAAGTCTGATAGGCTCATTCTTGATCAAAGTTGCATATCAAAGTTCCGTAATTACTAGTGCTATGTTCTTAACGGCAATGGCTGGTAATCCTCTCGTAGCGGCTTTAGCAAGTAATATTGGTGTTTCTTTAACCTGGGCTACCTGGGCTAAAGCAGCTTTCATTCCCGGAATAATTAGCTTAACGCTCATGCCCATAGTCCTCTATAAACTGTATCCTCCTACCATTACTTCCTGTGAAGAGGCAATTCGCACAGCAAAACTACGTTTGAAAGAAATGGGCCCTTTAAAAAAAGGTGAAAAAGTCATACTTTCAATTTTTATTCTTTTGGTTGTCCTTTGGACATTTGGTGATGTACTTAGGATATCTGCCACTACAGCAGCATTGATCGGATTATCTCTGTTGATTCTTACGAATATTTTAGATTGGCAAAAAGACGTCATTGCTAATACAACAGCATGGGAAACTTTTATCTGGTTCGGTGCGTTGATTATGATGGCCTCGTTCCTTAACCAATTAGGGTTTATTCCTCTTATTGGGGAATCTGTTGCTACCGCTGTTTCTGGCTTATCTTGGAAAATAGGATTCCCAATTCTATTCCTAATATATTTCTATTCTCATTACCTATTTGCGAGTAATACTGCCCATATCGGTGCAATGTATCCTGTATTTCTAGCTGTGTCAGTATCTTTAGGAACAAATCCTATTTTTGCAGTTCTCGTTTTAGCATTTTCCAGTAACCTATTTGGTGGTCTTACCCACTACGGTTCAGGTCCCGCCCCTCTGTACTTTGGCTCTCAATTAGTTTCTGTCAAAGAATGGTGGAGATCTGGATTTATTCTTAGTATTGTCAATATTGTCATCTGGGTAGGATTAGGAACTGTTTGGTGGAAAATCCTGGGAATTATCTAA